One Comamonas endophytica DNA window includes the following coding sequences:
- a CDS encoding urea amidolyase family protein yields the protein MRFLPVNLNALLVELDDLAQTLALLQSLQSEPVAGVEELIPAARTILVYFNPALVPAARIMADIGARSVDAQVERSTHRVQIPVHYDGEDLQEVADLLGVAREDVVRMHTGSEYSVAFTGFAPGFAYLSGGNERLNVPRRKTPRTRIPAGAVGLAGSFSGVYPQASPGGWQIIGTTPVQMWDLERAAPSLLRPGFRVQFVDISTLSPEALAALEAECAGERVAQATGDAGSAGAAGLRVEAPGLQTLFQDGGRHGRAGQGVGASGAMDRGALRAANRVVGNPADTACLEVAFGGLTLEALQPAVLAVAGAAAPLEVLTAQGQRYGACTYAPLALDAGDRLTVQAPEAGSRNYVAVRGGWNVAPVLGSVSTDTLARVGPAALAAGDVLQVGRDTGLPAVALGEQPAFDLPRAGEEVCLDVVLGPRTDWFTQQAIDLLTAQAWAVTPQSNRVGIRLQGEAPLTRAENRELPSEGTARGAIQVPASGQPVLFLADHPLTGGYPVIGSVASYHLDLAGQIPVNAKVRFRVVRAFESIIHEKN from the coding sequence ATGCGTTTCCTGCCTGTGAACCTGAATGCGCTGCTGGTCGAGCTCGATGACCTGGCGCAGACCCTGGCGCTGTTGCAGTCGCTGCAGTCCGAGCCCGTGGCCGGTGTCGAGGAGCTGATCCCCGCGGCGCGCACCATCCTGGTCTATTTCAACCCGGCGCTCGTGCCCGCGGCGCGGATCATGGCCGACATCGGCGCGCGCAGCGTCGATGCCCAGGTCGAGCGTTCCACCCACCGCGTGCAGATTCCCGTGCATTACGACGGCGAGGATCTGCAGGAAGTCGCCGATCTGCTGGGTGTCGCGCGCGAGGATGTGGTGCGCATGCACACCGGCTCCGAGTATTCGGTGGCCTTCACGGGCTTCGCGCCGGGCTTTGCCTATCTGTCGGGCGGCAACGAACGCCTGAACGTGCCGCGGCGCAAGACACCGCGCACGCGCATTCCCGCGGGCGCCGTGGGCTTGGCGGGCAGCTTCAGCGGGGTCTATCCGCAAGCGAGCCCCGGCGGCTGGCAGATCATCGGCACGACACCGGTGCAGATGTGGGATCTGGAGCGCGCCGCGCCCTCGCTGCTGCGCCCGGGATTTCGTGTGCAGTTCGTCGATATCTCGACCCTCTCGCCCGAAGCACTGGCAGCATTGGAAGCCGAGTGCGCCGGCGAGCGTGTGGCGCAGGCGACAGGCGACGCGGGCAGCGCCGGCGCTGCGGGCCTGCGCGTCGAGGCACCCGGCCTGCAGACCCTGTTCCAGGACGGCGGCCGCCATGGCCGCGCGGGGCAGGGCGTGGGCGCATCGGGCGCCATGGACCGCGGCGCGCTGCGCGCGGCCAACCGCGTGGTGGGCAATCCCGCGGACACAGCCTGTCTGGAAGTCGCCTTTGGCGGTCTCACGCTCGAGGCCCTGCAGCCTGCGGTGCTGGCAGTCGCAGGTGCCGCGGCACCCCTTGAAGTGCTGACGGCGCAGGGCCAGCGCTATGGCGCTTGCACCTATGCGCCGCTGGCGCTGGATGCCGGCGACCGTCTCACCGTGCAGGCGCCCGAAGCCGGCTCGCGCAACTATGTGGCGGTGCGCGGCGGCTGGAATGTGGCGCCGGTGCTGGGCAGCGTCTCCACGGATACCCTGGCGCGTGTCGGCCCTGCTGCGCTGGCGGCCGGAGATGTCCTCCAGGTGGGGCGCGACACGGGCCTGCCCGCGGTGGCGCTGGGCGAGCAGCCTGCCTTCGATCTGCCGCGCGCGGGCGAGGAAGTCTGCCTCGATGTCGTGCTCGGGCCGCGCACCGACTGGTTCACGCAGCAAGCCATCGATCTGCTGACCGCACAGGCCTGGGCCGTGACGCCGCAATCCAACCGCGTGGGCATCCGCCTGCAGGGCGAGGCGCCGCTCACGCGCGCCGAAAACCGCGAGCTGCCTAGCGAGGGCACGGCGCGCGGCGCGATTCAGGTGCCCGCCAGCGGCCAGCCGGTGCTGTTCCTGGCCGACCATCCGCTGACCGGAGGCTATCCGGTGATCGGCAGCGTGGCCAGCTACCACCTGGATCTGGCGGGTCAGATTCCGGTCAATGCCAAAGTGAGATTCCGCGTGGTGCGCGCGTTCGAGTCCATCATCCACGAGAAGAATTGA